One segment of Pseudanabaena sp. FACHB-2040 DNA contains the following:
- a CDS encoding DUF2358 domain-containing protein, translating into MPTDILERIRQDYQRFPYDQSYDLYAKGVCFKDPLTQFQGVDRYRQMIGFMARWFKAVQLDLHAIEQPTAELIKTHWTLSWTAPVPWQPRMSISGRSELRLNEAGLICAHIDYWNCSRLSVLRQLFGG; encoded by the coding sequence ATGCCCACAGATATCCTTGAACGAATTCGTCAGGACTACCAGCGATTCCCCTACGACCAGAGCTACGACCTCTACGCCAAAGGGGTCTGTTTCAAAGATCCGCTGACTCAATTTCAGGGCGTTGACCGCTATCGCCAGATGATCGGCTTCATGGCGCGGTGGTTTAAGGCAGTCCAGCTTGACCTACACGCCATTGAGCAGCCAACGGCAGAGCTGATCAAAACTCACTGGACTTTGAGCTGGACGGCTCCGGTTCCCTGGCAGCCCCGCATGAGTATCTCTGGTCGGAGCGAGCTGCGGCTGAACGAAGCTGGCCTGATTTGCGCCCACATCGACTACTGGAACTGCTCTCGCCTATCCGTACTACGTCAACTGTTTGGTGGGTAG